A window of Festucalex cinctus isolate MCC-2025b chromosome 6, RoL_Fcin_1.0, whole genome shotgun sequence contains these coding sequences:
- the pdgfba gene encoding platelet-derived growth factor beta polypeptide a, translating into MRSWLPLLLLAALSAARLRLGSAEGDPLPASLVDLVRNSPVASVDDLKLLLRREAGAIEEEDDHSIPTNQTHGRHIRSIVEFEIAQQAVCRVRTEVMEVTRSMLDRRNANFMLWPPCVEVQRCSGCCNTRSLQCVPTVTASRYLQVIKIQYINMKPHYEKAIISVEDHLACRCQPSSPNPPALTPPSHPQPPPPRAAHPAPPKPHGSKADLHRNDDLKRNQQLDDSEEQEPAARQWRHGGYTQLVHWTQPRARGWPSDARVERGGTGNPPQGSGHEGSREEGGELHRQQFPSQSYDHGDSDERNLRTQYRLNAAQSDGAALPDPTLSPQSEESPAPVLHSSTNPKDSVTGQPNMEATPAHPSRTQPDNESANQSAATDLTRANGGGQLTEEERRQKVLEVVQGELDRPTHLHPHHPQQRPKPELATAAPPSKRQTPFRPASPRRRRKHRKRISKAAMRDMIM; encoded by the exons ATGAGGTCGTGGCTCCCGCTGCTGCTCCTGGCCGCCCTCTCGGCGGCGCGCCTGAGGCTCGGCAGTGCTGAG GGCGATCCGCTCCCCGCGTCGCTGGTCGACCTGGTGAGGAACTCTCCCGTCGCCTCCGTGGACGACCTGAAGCTGCTGCTGCGGCGCGAGGCGGGCGCAATAG AGGAAGAAGACGATCACAGCATTCCCACAAACCAAACACACGGACGACACATCAGAAGCATCG TGGAGTTTGAGATAGCCCAGCAGGCGGTGTGCAGAGTCCGGACCGAGGTGATGGAGGTGACCAGGTCCATGCTGGACCGTCGCAACGCCAACTTCATGCTGTGGCCGCCCTGCGTGGAGGTGCAGCGATGTTCGGGCTGCTGCAACACGAGGTCGCTGCAGTGCGTCCCCACCGTCACCGCCAGCAGATACCTGCAG GTAATAAAGATCCAGTACATCAACATGAAGCCCCACTACGAAAAAGCCATCATCTCGGTGGAGGACCACCTGGCGTGCAGGTGCCAGCCTTCCTCGCCCAACCCGCCGGCGCTCACCCCGCCATCCCACCCTCAACCCCCTCCCCCGCGGGCGGCCCACCCGGCTCCGCCCAAGCCCCACGGCTCCAAGGCCGACCTCCACCGCAACGACGACCTGAAGCGCAACCAGCAGCTCGACGACAGCGAGGAGCAGGAGCCGGCGGCGAGGCAGTGGCGGCACGGCGGATACACGCAGCTGGTGCACTGGACGCAACCCAGGGCGCGCGGCTGGCCGTCGGACGCACGGGTCGAGCGTGGCGGGACGGGAAACCCGCCGCAGGGGAGCGGACACGAGGGCAGCCGCGAGGAAGGCGGTGAATTGCATCGTCAGCAGTTCCCGTCCCAAAGCTACGACCACGGAGATTCTGACGAACGGAATCTTAGGACGCAATATCGACTCAACGCCGCCCAATCGGACGGTGCCGCCCTCCCTGACCCGACCCTGTCGCCCCAATCAGAAGAGAGCCCCGCCCCTGTTTTGCACAGTTCCACCAACCCCAAAGACTCTGTGACCGGCCAGCCCAACATGGAGGCGACGCCGGCACACCCTTCGAGGACGCAACCAGACAATGAGTCGGCCAATCAGAGCGCGGCTACGGACTTGACACGGGCCAATGGTGGAGGCCAGCTCACAGAAGAGGAGAGGAGGCAGAAGGTTCTGGAGGTGGTTCAGGGGGAGCTAGACCGGCCCacccatcttcatcctcatcatcctcaGCAAAGACCAAAACCAG AGCTGGCGACGGCGGCCCCGCCCTCCAAGCGCCAGACTCCTTTCAGGCCGGCGTCCCCCCGCCGCAGGAGGAAACACCGCAAGCGCATCAGCAAGGCAGCCATGAGAGACATGATCATGTAG